GGTAGCCGAGCGGCACGCCGATCCCGATCGCGATGATCAGGGCGGCCACAGCCAGCTCGATGGTGGCCGGGAAGGCGCGGCCGATCACTGAGGTGACGGCGTCGCCGGACCGGATGGAGTTGCCGAAGTCGCCGGTCACGACCCGAGACATGAACTTGCCGTACTGGACCAGGATCGGCTGGTCGTAGCCGAGCGCCTTGGTCAGCAGCGCGCGCCGCTCCGGGGTGGCCCGCTCACCGAGCAGCGCCTCGATCGGGCCACCGGGCAGGTTCCGCAGCCAGACGAAGATGAGCGCCGACAGCGCTATCAGGGTCACCACCAGCTGGAGCAGGCGGCGGACTATGACTCGCAACATCTCTCACACCAGATTCTCGATATCAGCGGTTCGGCCCGGGCCGGGGGTCTTGCCCCGGCCCGGGCCGATCCGCGTACGGCGTCAGTGGTTCAGCGTCGTCCTCAGGAGACGCTGACCGTGTTGAAGCGCTCGTCGGTCAGCGGGCTGGCGACCAGACCCTTGACGTTCTTGGTGACCACGATGGCCGGCGGGGCGTGCCAGATCGGCACGGCCGGCAGCCACTTGGCGGCGATGTCGCGGTTGACCTGCTCCCACGCGGCCTTCTTGCCGGCCTCGTCGACGGCGGCGTCGGCCTTGGCGATCGCGTCGAACATGTCGGTCATGCCCTGGTCACCGAACTCGCCCTTGGCGCGGCCGAAGAAGGTGCCGACGAAGTTGCCCGGGTCGTTGTAGTCACCGGTCCAGCCGAGGATGTGCAGGTCCTGCTTGCCGAACTGCTGCACGTCGTCCTTGTAGCCACCGTTCCACGGGCGGGCCACACCGTTGACCTTGATGCCGACCGACTGGAGGTCGTTGGCGAGGACGGTGAAGATCTCCTGCGGGTTCGGCATGTACGGCCGGGAGACGTCGGTCGGGTAGTAGAAGTTCAGGGTCAGCCCCTCGGCCCCGGCCTCCTTGAGCAGCTGCTTGGCCTTCTCCGGGTTGTAGTCGTACTTCTGCACGTCCGGGGCGTAGCCGAGCACGCTGTCCGGCAGGAACTCGTCGGCGACCTTGGTGCCACCCGGGCCCTTGGTCTGGACGAGCTGCTGGCGGTTCAGGGCGTAGGCGATCGCCTGACGCACCCGCAGGTCCTTGAGCTTCGGGTTGTTCTTCTGGTTGATGCCCAGGTAGAGGATGTTGAACGCCGGGCGGTTGATGACGTTGAAGCCCTCGCTCTCCAGCGCCTTGCGGTCGGCCGGCGCCGGGAAGTCGATGCCCTGGACGGTGCCGGCGCGCAGCTCCTGCTTCCGGGTGTTCTCGTCCTTGATGATCTTGATGATCATCTTGTCGACCTTGGCCTTCTCGCCCCAGTAGTCGGGGTTCCGGTTCAGGGTGATCTCACCCTTGGCCTTGTCCCAACCGCCGAAGGTGAACGGGCCGGTGCCCACCGGGTGCTCGGTGGCGAAGGCGCTGTACTCGAAGGAGTCGCCGTTCTGCTTCACCGTGTCGGCGTCGTACTTCTTCAGCGCGTCCGGGCTGGCGATGGAGAGCGCGGTCAGCGCGAAGGCGCCCGGGAAGGCACCCTTGTACTGGTTCATCGTGATGACGGCCGTGGCGTCGTCCTTG
The Micromonospora sp. R77 DNA segment above includes these coding regions:
- a CDS encoding ABC transporter substrate-binding protein — encoded protein: MQAGRLKAAVALAAVAALAVGASGCAKSERDGGSGEAKTGGTFVFAGAGDPKNFDPIFNDEGESFRPVRQMYDTLVMNKPGTADLVGGLAESWEHDPAGKVWTFKLRKGVKFHDGTAFNAAAVCYNFDRWYNMKGAAAQSQMIYYSDVFGGFAKNEAEGAGQAVYNKCEAKDDATAVITMNQYKGAFPGAFALTALSIASPDALKKYDADTVKQNGDSFEYSAFATEHPVGTGPFTFGGWDKAKGEITLNRNPDYWGEKAKVDKMIIKIIKDENTRKQELRAGTVQGIDFPAPADRKALESEGFNVINRPAFNILYLGINQKNNPKLKDLRVRQAIAYALNRQQLVQTKGPGGTKVADEFLPDSVLGYAPDVQKYDYNPEKAKQLLKEAGAEGLTLNFYYPTDVSRPYMPNPQEIFTVLANDLQSVGIKVNGVARPWNGGYKDDVQQFGKQDLHILGWTGDYNDPGNFVGTFFGRAKGEFGDQGMTDMFDAIAKADAAVDEAGKKAAWEQVNRDIAAKWLPAVPIWHAPPAIVVTKNVKGLVASPLTDERFNTVSVS